A window of Hemiscyllium ocellatum isolate sHemOce1 chromosome 10, sHemOce1.pat.X.cur, whole genome shotgun sequence genomic DNA:
CTGGCGATTGGGGACATCCTCCAAGAATTCCAAATGATCCAGACAGAACTCAAAAGTCAGGAAAAAGACATCAGAACAAAagttattgcatttatttttggTTGTTGTACACTTTAATTACAATGTAGTTTATGAAAAATAAGTTAATTTATATGTTAGTATTAAAGTTAGTTAAGAACCTTATTCTGTTTGACAGTGGAATATTTCAATCAATATGAGTTGCAAATATATATTAATATATTGCTCAATATCCCaagaaacaaaatttgacatgaTTACTTTTGCCCATTAGCAGTAATTAATTGTGTGGATCAAATCTCCTCAAGCAACTTTTCACaaggaacattcttcctcaaaACCTTTAAGATAAAACCATTGGAGTATGATATTCCCACAGCAGCTCATTTACATGCACATATCCTTATGCATATACACACTCATATCCTCACACTCATCCTCACACACTTACATCCTCACACTCAtcctcacacacttacacactcaatTAATCGCAGTCATAAACTTTTCTTGAGTCCATTTAACATGTTAAAAAATTGTCGACTGGAGAAAAGTCTTTGAGTTAAAACATTAAACACAGAGAAGAGTTATGAAAAGAGTTGCTCTAAACAACCTTTATTGGGTTCCATCAGTGTTGCTGGCCTTACATCTCTTCACCATCACACAGTGACCTTTGACTTGGTCCTTTTCAAGCTGTGATCCATTTCTTTTGAATGTAATCTTTCAATAACACATTGCACTGGCTACAGATGGATTCATTACATCCTTGTCATGAGCTGCTTTGTTTTGACATGTTTGGCACTTTCAGGATGTTCTGTTCACACTGCTCTTTGCACTGTTTGTGAAATAACTTCATTGTGAGCCAACTGCATCACATTGAAATCAATTTAAAGTAAGTCATCCTCGATTCTGAGTGACTGCCAGAGAAAGAATCGTCAATGGCATACTTCCAGCAGAAACAGTTCCAATTAAGTTGAGGAGGTGTAACATGTAggtgaaagtgtggactgcagatgctggagatttggttcgagagtgtggtgctggaaaagcacagcaggtcaggcagcatccgagaagcaggtgTAACATCTGCCCAGATCTTGTGACCAGCCTCATATATACCACATGAGGGAAATTGGCCATAAGGCAGCAGGTGGAATTCAATATCAATAACATACATGTATAACATAGTGTGCTATGTAGATCATATTAATTGTATAGATAATGTGGAATTGTATTCCATAATAATTCAATATAACATTATATttgctagagtttagaagaacgagagttGATCTCACTGAAGCAGATATAAATTCatatgcagaaaggttgtttctgtggctgaaggatctgggtgaggggacacagtctcagtaTAAGGGTCAGACCATTTAGAGCTAATAtaggaaggaatttcttcactcagtgggtACTGAAAGTTTGGAATTTTTGACTCCCGAGAGCTGTGGACACTCCATCATTGAGGCTCTTGAAGACAGAGATTAATAAGTTTCTAGAGATTAAAGATACTAAGGGATATGGGAATCATGTGGGAATACAGCATTGAGGtagaaggtcagccatgatctgctGTATGGGGCAGGAGTGATGGGCAGTTTTGTCtacacctgctcctatttccaatgaatacattttggtaaaagatAATGGCAGCAAAGATGCTTAGAATGGAACCAGGCTCAGAGCCATGGGACTTTGTAGAAATTTGGGAGTTTCAGAGTTATTGGTTCACAAGACACCACGGGAAACATATCGAAAATGCAAGGCTGTTAGGAAGGGAAGCTCATGGAATTCTAGAGTTATAGCATAAAACCCTTCCCTTCTatatacttaatagtaaggtcctgcacagtgttaccaaacaaagagaccttggagtgcaggttcacagttccttgaaagcggtgtcataggtagatagggtattggagaagatgtttggtacgcttgcctttattggtcagtgcattgagtataggagttgtggctgtacaggatattggttaggccacttttggaatactgtatgcaattctggtctgcctcctatcggaaggatgtcgtgaaacttgaaaagatttacaaggatttagccacatttggagggtttgagctatagggagaggctgaataggctggggctattttccctggagtgttggagactgaggggtgatcttacagaataAAATCTGTGAAAGGGCATGGACATAGTGAATAGTCAAGTTCAAaactgaagggcataggtttaaggtgagagaggaaagatataaaagagatctcatgcagagggtagtgaatgtatggaatgaggtgccagaggaagtggtggaggctggtacaattacaacatttaaaaggtatcttgatgggtatatgaatggaatgagttttgagggatatgggtctaGATTAATGCAGATGagactggtcagcatggacagttgcactgaagagtctgtttccctgctgtacatttctatgaatcTAACAAATGGGATTCATACATCACATGGCTGGAAAATTTCAAGAAAGacagcacaccaccaccttcaaaaggGCATTTATGATGGGTAATGAATGATGCCCACACCCAATGAATGAGTAAGGAAAACATAGAGGTGGAAACAAAGAGATGGTGAGCAGGCTGCATTAAAACTCATGAAGATTCCATTTAATGTGTTGTGTTCGGTTTTGGATGTCATGCTATTTTACAAAGATATTGAGACTTTAGAGATGTCACTAGAGTTATGTCCATGATGAGAAAATACAAATAAGGATAATAAAATTGGAGCTTTTTACATTAAAACAACACACCCATATGGTACAATAAAGGCAGATTGATTAACATTGCAAAAGAATATGACAGGGTATATAAACAGACTGTTCTTGAGAGTTGATGAGCTAGATTGAGGGTCCTTCGATAGAAGACTAGAAATTTCATGGAAACATAGGGTAATACTGCATGaggaggacatttggcccatcagatccATGTCAGCTCTTTTAAAAAGCAATCCAGTTAGCCCCAATTTCCCTGCAATGTATTTCTCCAATAAATATTTATCTAATTTTCTTTCGGGGGGGTTAAATGGAGTCTGCTACCCATTACTCCATCAGGCTATTCATTCTACATTCTACTCACTCTATAGATAcaaaactctgcttccaccacctccactggcagtgcattccggaACCCAACCACACTCTAGATGAAACATTTCCCTACACCACTCCCCTaaacttccccctctcaccttgaacctgtgccctcttgtagttgacctttccatcctgggaaaaaccTCCAACTCAGACCGCATGCACTGCAGCTAAATCCTCATCCCAGGAGTCAGTTCAGTAAATgtctcctgcaccctctccaaagtcttcaAATTTAGATGAGAGGGCAAGAGAAACTCTTTTAAATTTAAtctattttctaaccaacctgttcagagatgttattacacactgttggagtgggtgggacttgaaccgaggcctcctggtccagaatAGAGATACTACTGCACCACAAAGCGGGCTTCAGAAAACTTTTTATAAGGCAAATACAAAATTCATTTCTGGTGTTTGTGGTTTAGGAAAGAAGCTATAAGTTTCTGAGCTATTAGAAGAGTCTGGATActctgggattttttttcttggAGCCTAAGAGGTGGAAGGGTGACCTtcgaggttataaaatcatgagaggcagagataaggtgattagccaagatcttttcccacggtaggggaatctaaaactagagtgCATTGGCGTAAGgtgagagggacaagatttaaaGGGCAACACTGAAGGTACATGGAATAaggtgccagaggaaatggcagaggtgggtacaattacaatatttaaaagacatttagacatgTAATGAATagtaaggatttagagagatatgggctaaatgcaggcaaatgggactagttcagtttaggaaactaagtcagcatggaggagttgggctgaagggcctatttctgtgctgtatacatCTACAACTCTGTgacatagagtaaaaagtgaggtctgcagatgctggagatcagagctgaaaatgtgttgctggttaaagcacagcaggtcaggcagcatccaaggaacaggaaattcgacgtttcgggccagagcccttcatcaggaatcctgatgaagggctctggcccgaaacgtcgaatttcctgttccttggatgctgcctgacctgctgtgctttaaccaacaacacattttcaactctgtgaCATAGACTGGGTTGACGGAATGGGGAGAGGAGGTGTGATTAGCTCACATGAAGAATAAATTCTAATATCAACTGAATGGGCCAAGGCCTGATTTGAACTTGCAATTTCCTTGTATTCCTTGTATTAGCACACAGATGGAGACCAcaagaagggcaagggcagtacTTGCATGGGAATGTCACCAGGTTCCCTCCAAGCCCCAAACCATGTTGACTTAAAGCAATAATCACTGTCATCTAGAACCTCCTCatgaacagcactgtgggtgtccctgTGCCATGTGAATTGCGTCAATTCAAGATGGTAGCTCACCCCCACTTTTTCAAAAGCAATCAGatataggcaacaaatgctgactccATCAATGTTCAGATGTCATAATGTATTAAAATAAATTCTTCAcataattaggccatttggccaaataGGTCTATGCTAGTGTTTATGTTCCACATGTGCCCTTTCCACCCTCTTCATCCAATTATACGTGGATTTCTTTGTGTTCCTTTCTCCTTCCTATACCTTTTCGAGTTTTTCTTTGGGAATCTTAAACTGTGACCATTCATTGGGTAAAGGACATTTCCTGAATTCCCTATGGGATTTAAAACTGACTAGCTCCCTAATTCTGGTCTCATCTGTAAGTGGGAATACCTCTGTGTCTACACTATCCAATACTTTCTTATAGATCTCCATCAGGCTACCCTTTAATATTTTCTAGTAATGAGCTCCATTCTGATTATTTTTCCAAGATAGGTTTTTTCCTTCCATTCAGTCACAGGacgtaggcatcactggctaggccagcatttattgcccatccctaattgcctagagggtagttaaaagtcaaccactttggtgtgggtctggagtcacgtgtaggccagatcagataaggatggcagtttcttccctaaagggcattagtgaaccagatgagtttttcttgacaatgggttcatggtcatcattagagatttaattccagattattgaattcaaactccaccattttCCATGGTGTGTTTCAAACCCAGGtcaccaggacattacctgggtccctggattaatcGTCCAGAGATAATATCACAGGACCATCATCTCCCCTTAAAAGACCTAAAGATCTCTACTCCCACTAGCGATACACAATTGTTTTGGCTCTTTTAAAGGATGTGTCACccatttgttacccattcctatttgccctgGAGCAAGTGATAAATCTCTTTTTTGAATCACTGAAGTCATTAAGGTATAGGAACATCCATATTTCTGCTTGGGACAgtgttaatagacaatagacaataaacaataggtgcaggagtaggccattcagcccttcgagtctgcaccaccattcaatatgatcatgactgatcattctGGGGTTTTGACCCaaagacactgaaggaacagtaatacatttccaagttaggatagtgagtggcttggagggagtGGTGCTTCCCCATTTTAATATTCATGACAATACCAGCATTCTATACAGTGAAACTGGGAGAAACCACTATAATTATGATTCTCATCACAAATACATTGATGAATGTCAAAGCACTGAATATCTCTGAGATAGATTGGCAGAGAATAGAAATCCCTCAAATGTGGTAATGAATTGACGACAGCAAGTGAACACATGCCCAGGTCAAACATTACCTCTGAGGAGATCTAAATGATTGCTATACAACTGGGTCAGTGCTGTACCTTCAAAGACGCCAAAACCACCACTCACTTCAGTCCAGAGGTGTTTGTTCAACATTTACAGATAGTCACTACCAATAATACTTGCCACAGGAAGTTATGGCAATCCTGGTGTTAAACTGGGAAAGAAAGCTCTCCATAGAGACTGGCAATCTGTCCACAGCGAAAAATCTAATACTGAAGGTAAAGATGGAGATTCTTTGATCAGATGTTCATTGGCCTGACAGCTGCATTTCCCCACCCGACCCTgtctggttagctcagttggctggatggttggtttgtgataaAGTGTCTGTCCAATTATTGTACTGGCTGAAGTCACCATGAAGGTTCCATCTTCTCAACCTTGCCTCTGGCCTggttaaactcaccatcagttgtctctctttAATAAGGGAGTGGGACTGTGGCAAACTTACTTCTTCACACCTTAGAAAGGCTGGCAAACAAATTGTCTAAAGATTCTCTTAGAATTTGGTAGTTTTATCAACTCAAAACCCTCGAGTCCTGGACTGGTTGGGAGGACTGGGATTTTAATTTCCTTGAAAGTTTGCCCAAGAACAGAAATCCCTGAGTCAGTAGTTAGCTGAAGATCAAACTATAGTATTACTGTGACAAGGAACTCTGGTGGTTTGCACCACTGGCATCACTTGCTCTTTCTGAATTAATAAAGGGTTTTGCCCATTGAAGGCATTAAAAATTCAGAGGGCCTATAAAGGCTTGCTGACCACGTAATAATTAGTGCCACCTGAGAAAAATCATAAACCTGACGTTTCTGATCATTATTAGCGGCCCAGCAGCTTTGCTAAAGGACGTGCAATGTCTTAGTGAGGCAGAGGTAGGCAAGCCCTATTGTCGGTTAAGGTTGGCAGAGTAACCAGAATTATTGTTGATGAGGATACCAAACACATTGATGGCAAGAACTCCTACGACGGTAAGGATGCCATGGAAGACGGGTGCGATGGTTGTGGCAATCTCCATTGTGATGTCCAACACCACGCGTACCACGGATTGGCCAGAAGCCAGGAGCGTATGGTGGATGAATTGGAAGATTCCCACACATGCTTCATAACCCAGTGGTCGCAATGGGGAACTTCCTCTGTTTGCAGGATTGATGATTTTACCCTGAATCAACCCTTCCACCTCTCTGAAGATTTCCTCTTCCTCATTTTCGTTCATCCCCCTGCAGTTATCAAACAGCTGGCTGACTCGCAGTTTcttctgcagttgcctcacagtcACATGCGTTGTTTTCCGTTCTGGTTTCATTTGCTTCATGAAGGCGAAGGAaaagtctcttttgtatcttaGCACATCCTGGCCCTCTGGTCCTGCGTTATTGTTGAGACAGGGATCGTTATTCTGGTCTCGTGAGTAGGTGCAGCAAAGAGCTGTCCAGACCAGGCCAGGGACTGACACCCTGTTTTTCATTTTGGTCTTTGTGGGGTTAGCAGCACCTGTCATGAGATACATTGACCGGCCAGACTTGTGGCATATCCTTGCCAACTTCTCAGCAACGGACTCTGCTTCCTGGTACCAGTTAACATTGGCTGCATGTTCCTCAGGGACTGCGTTGGTGAGGGTACAGGTAGCTGTGGCACTCTCCTTCTCATTCAGTGCAAAGGGGTAGAGGTGACCCCTGTCATAGCCGGACTCCTGGTAATCCTCATCCACCGCCTGTCTCTCACTGAAATCTGCACTACTGCTCCTCATCGTGCCAGGGCCGTTTTGATCATCAATCTTTAATGAATGCAAATCAACATGTTAGAAAAATGAAAACATTACTGTACACTCACTGTGAACTGACCTCCCCAGCAATCAACACAGCTGAGCAGTCAATAACTATACTGACTCTGAATTGCTCTCAAGTTCAACTGGACACAGGATAaacaatgctggccttgccagtgacatccatatccCATAAAATAATATAATGAAATAAAGAGGAAAGGTTGACCGAATAGAATGGAAGAAGTCAGTTGGCCTAACCTAAGGTCTTTCTATTTAAGCCCCAGTGCACACATCGACAATGCGTTATTTTATTTGCATTCATGGGATATAATGAATGTGGACATCACCCTTGGAAACTGAATGATTGCTGTTATAACTTAGTGACTCAACAACTCACTTCAGGGTGAATACAACATGGTCTTAATGAGATTTAAACTGAGTAACTTCCCAGGAGACTGATGGCTGAGAGGTAgtatcactggattattaatgcacagacccagataatgttctgaggacctgggtatGAATCCCACTGCAGCTACTAGTGGAACTTGAACTCAATTAAAGAAAGGAATCAAGAATTACAAGTCTATTGTTCACCATGAATCTGttctcatttgcctggaaaaaccATCTGCTTTtactaataccctttagggagACAAattgccatccatacctggtctggcttacatgtgactcctgacccccagcaatgtgattgactcttacccACCCTCCCCGGGTAATAAGGTATGGGGCAATAAgaactgggctgaaaatgtgttgctggaaaagcgcagcaggtcaggcagcatccaaggagcaggagaattgacgtttcgggcatgagcccttcttcagcaataaATATAGGCCCAACCAGGgaagccctcatcctgtgaactaATTTTGTAAAAAAGGACGTTCTGTTTTGAGGAAGGGGCACTGacctggaaacattaactctgatttctctgcacagatgctgccagacctactgagcctttccagcaacttcgATGTTCATTCCTGGACCTGTCGGGTTCTTATACAACAGATTAAGAACTCTACTCATTTtattgaatcacagaattcctatagtgtggaagcaggccgttcagcccattccAAGCCAAGTATCAAGGATAACTTCCTAgtggttttttttgaagagtggCATGTGGTCTTTTATATCTGCCGTTGAGGACAGACAGGGTTTCAAtttaacatagaatccctacaatgtggaaagaggccattcagcccatcaaatccacaccaaccctccaaagagcatctcacccaaatCACAACTCTATCCCTGACACCCCCAATTTTTACAATGGCCAGCCCAACCAGCCTGAACATCCTTggacagtatggacaatttagcatgaccaatccacctaacctgcattttgttggattgtgggagaaaatcacagcatctgaaggaaacccacacagacacagagagaatgtgcaaactccacacaggcagtcacaccaaggctggaatcgaacccaagttcctggcactgtgaggcagcaatgctaactactgagccactgcatCGTCTGTTCAATCTCAGGCTGTGGCTTTGCACACTTTCTCATTTGCTGGGAATGCTGCCCAGGAAATTAACCCACTCTGCATTCATAATTTCTGTTCCAAACACCTGTTAATTGCACCCAATTCCTGATTAGTGTAATTTGCAGGCAGATCTCTGATCCAAGATTGCAAATTCATCAAATGATCCCTAGAGACTGCCCTGTTCAAGGGACATCGAATGGTACTGGTAACTCAGACTGAGATTTCAGCTTTAAACCAAAATATTCAACAGCATTTCCCAAACCCATGGcctctgccatctagaaggacaagggcagcggatACTTGcggattccaccatctgcaatttcccctccaagccacacaccatctcgACATAGAAATCTATCGCCATTCCTTTAGTGTTGCTAGatcaaattccctccctaacctcattatgggtctacctaaaGCTCATAGGCTGCAGTGGGGTTCAGGAAAGCAGCTAACCAGTGGCTTCTCAAGGGCACTTTGGAATGGTTAATAAATCTAGGCCTTACCAGCCATGCTCTCTTGAATATTTTTGGTCTCATTGTGCTAAAGAATATTGCTGATAAAGAATACTTACAGACTGCAAAGGTAAAGAAAATATTATATTCAAGAAACCTCATTGTGGTTTCATCTGACAATGTTGCAGGAGTTGGACAGATCATATAACATGGCAATCATGCATCCTGTGTCTTTGTAATGTATCCTGCAGTTAAATGTAACCCTATACTATATTCATATCCCATAACCAATTGAAAAATGGAACACACCATAGGTTTTGTGTCAGGATAGAGTGACTCGAGGAGATGTGAATCCAGACTCTGGACTAAATCTTCTCACATTTTGTCATTGTATTGATTTCCTTAAGTTTCTCATTGTAAGTCCCAGCAGGTTTTCTTACCCTGTTTTACCAAACCGGCCACTTTAACGAACTACCTTATCCCAATGGTGCACATCTTGCTGATGCTGGCCTGAGTCTCCCACTCGCCACTGcccagatcatagaatccctacagtgtggaaacaggcactttggcccaacaagtccacactgaccctccaaaaagcaatctacccagacccattcctaaCACTTacccctaatctacacatccctgaacaccacaggcaatttagcatggctaattcacataaccacagggagaatatgtaaactccacacaaacagtcactggaggctggaatcgaacccaggtccctgatactataaggcagcagtgctaaccactgagctaccatgccaccccaggATAATCTAAGATCCTTGACAATGCTGTCTTTGAAAACTTGCCATGCACCtggacaagcactgtcagtccGCAGATGCCCTGAATGGTCCCCCAGATGTGACAGGTGAGGGGCATTTGGTATGTCAATTTGCAGACAGGCACCTGGAAGATCTAGTGGATGGGGTGATGCAGACGAGGAACATCCTCTTCCCCAGGGATGGCCAAAGGAGACCGTGGGACCAGGTCTTGCCAACCTAGTCTGAGGTTGCCGCCTtggtcagtgtggtctcagcTATCTGGAGGAGTGTCCAGCAGTGTAAGGATAAGGTCAATGCCTGCCTTTGTTCTGCCAGGGTCAGTGCTATCATCGTCTCTGCAATTTTACTGACTATCTCTGCTACTGAACCCCCTTTTCACAAAGCTAGTGCTTTATCCCTCTCGCTATTGCACACAGAGGCTTCCCTTACTTGCTCTCATGCATCCAGTTCTCCCACTCCACTAACTCTCAACCTGCCTCTGTACTGCCTACTCATTCCCTCTCAACAAGACACCATCTTTCCCCACCTGCAACAGCAATAGCTGATGTTTCAGCCACTTTCCTCTCTGATAATACCTCCCtaattccaggagaaagtgagcctCAATAAGGCACAAAGAGCCAAGAAGGGTGGTGGGTGGCACGgttactcagtggttagcactgttgcctcacagtgccagggacacaggtccGATTCCAGctatgggtgtctgtgtggagtttgcacattgtccccttgtctgtgtggatttcctccagtttcctcccact
This region includes:
- the LOC132819337 gene encoding endonuclease domain-containing 1 protein-like → MDLGSLLFLLLWALPPSGMVNGEVVRDFKECNWFFQNKKPPQGFPMRGRFRICQRYKNHYHYATLYNSGLRIPVYSAYRYPCSMGQSAGYRPSPWFYEPQIDDQNGPGTMRSSSADFSERQAVDEDYQESGYDRGHLYPFALNEKESATATCTLTNAVPEEHAANVNWYQEAESVAEKLARICHKSGRSMYLMTGAANPTKTKMKNRVSVPGLVWTALCCTYSRDQNNDPCLNNNAGPEGQDVLRYKRDFSFAFMKQMKPERKTTHVTVRQLQKKLRVSQLFDNCRGMNENEEEEIFREVEGLIQGKIINPANRGSSPLRPLGYEACVGIFQFIHHTLLASGQSVVRVVLDITMEIATTIAPVFHGILTVVGVLAINVFGILINNNSGYSANLNRQ